The Buchnera aphidicola (Formosaphis micheliae) nucleotide sequence TAATGGCATTGATATGATGCTCCTGTATTTTTTTTTAAGATCATATTATGACTATAATAAATAAATTTATTTGATATAGTATATAATTAGTTCTGAAATAAATACTGGGAATATAAATATTTTCAATCGATAAAATTACTTCAACTATGTTATCAATAAACTTAAATAAAAAAAAATATGCCATTAAAGTAAGTGATTGATGTATTATAAAAAATATAATTATAGTTTTTTTATAATTAAATAATGATTATCTATATTTTTTGATTTATTTTTAAACAAAGTGTTTTTGATCAATAGTTAAACCAGCTCCCATGGTAGTTGATAATGTAATTTTTTTGATAAAAACTCCTTTTGAGTGAGAAGGTTTATTTTTTTTTAAAGAAACTAATAATGCATTTAAGTTTTCTTGAATATTTTGTTGAGGAAAGTTAATTTTTCCAATAGTAGTATGAATAATTCCATTTTTATCATTTTTGTAACGTATTTGCCCTGTTTTAATATTTTTTACTGTTTGATAAATATTATCTGTTACTGTACCTAATTTGGGATTAGGCATGAGACCTTTCGGTCCTAAAATAGACCCTAATTTGCTAACTATTGGCATAGTGTCAGGAGAAGCGATAACAACGTCAAAAATTATTTTTTTATTTTTTATTAAATCAACTAGATTTTCCATACCAATAAAATCAGCTCCAGCAGATTTTGCTAATTTTATATTATCTCCTTGAGCAAATACAGCTGTTTTGATGGTTTTACCAATACCATGTGGTAGAATAGTTGTTCCGCGGATGTTTTGGTCTGATTTTTTTGCATCGATACCTAATTGAATGGATACATCTATACTTTCATTAAATGTTTTTATTGCAAATTCTTTTAACAGTAGAATACTTTCATTAATGTTATATTGTTTTTTTAGTTTAGTTTTGTTTTTTATTAATAGCATTCTTTTTGTTAATTTCGGCATATTTATTCCTCTACTATCAAACCAATAGAACGGGCAGTTCCGGCTATTGATTTAGACATTTTTTCAAGATTAGCACCTGTCATATCTTTTTGTTTTATGGACGCTATGTCTAAAATTTGTTTTTTTGTTACTGTTCCAATTTTATCTTGATTTGGTTTACTAGAACCAGATTTAATTCCTGCTATTTTTTTTAGTAAAATAGAAGCAGGAGGTGTTTTTGTTATAAAAGTAAATGAGCGATCAGTATATACAGTGATAATTACTGGAATAGGAAGGCCTTTTTCCATATTTTCTGTTTTTAAATTAAAAGCTTTACAAAATTCTATAATATTTACTCCTTTTTGACCTAATACGGGACCTACGGGAGGACTTGGATTAGCCATTCCTGCAGCTACTTGTAATTTGATATAGTGTTGTATTTTTTTAGCCATAATATTTTTCCGTAATAATATAATATTTAGGTAGTTTTTAGTGTTAATTTATTTTATATATACGTATTTATTTTTTATTTCTATCATGTAAGTAATAATATAAATAACTAAATTTTAAGTAATAAAGACATTAAAGAAGAGATTTAGTTTTTTTCAACTTGTATAAAATCTAATTCTACAGGAGTTGCTCTGCCAAATATGGATACAGAGACTTTTAATCTATTTTTATCATAATCAATTTCTTCTACTATTCCATTAAAATCAGAAAAAGGACCGTTATTAACTCTGACTATTTCTCCTGGTTCAAAAAGAGTTTTTGGTCTTGGTTTATTACCAATTTTCTTTAATCTTGTAATAATTGCATCTACTTCTTTGTCACTGATAGGAGAAGGTCGATCGGATTTACCTCCTATAAAACCCAGGACTCGTGGTACATTTCTAACTAAATGCCAGCTTAGTTCATTCATAATCATTTGAATTAATACATATCCTGGAAAAAATTTATATTCGCTTTTTTTACGTTTTCCTCCACGAATTTCTATAACTTCTTCACTAGGAACCATAATGTCTCCAAATAATTTTTCCATATTATTTAATTTGATATGTTCTCGAATTGCTTGTGCTATTTTATTTTCAAATCCAGAAAATGCTTGTAGTACATACCATCTTTTTTTTTGATTATCATACATTTAATTATCTCAGGTTAATTATAAATGATATTACACGAAATATAATATTATCTAATCCCCATATGATTAAAGATACTATAATGATTATAGTTGTAATGATTCCGGTAGTATATATAGTTTCTTTTTGACTAGGCCAAATAATTTTTTTTGTTTCATTTTTTGAAGAAATTATGAAATGTAGTA carries:
- the rplA gene encoding 50S ribosomal protein L1; translation: MPKLTKRMLLIKNKTKLKKQYNINESILLLKEFAIKTFNESIDVSIQLGIDAKKSDQNIRGTTILPHGIGKTIKTAVFAQGDNIKLAKSAGADFIGMENLVDLIKNKKIIFDVVIASPDTMPIVSKLGSILGPKGLMPNPKLGTVTDNIYQTVKNIKTGQIRYKNDKNGIIHTTIGKINFPQQNIQENLNALLVSLKKNKPSHSKGVFIKKITLSTTMGAGLTIDQKHFV
- the rplK gene encoding 50S ribosomal protein L11; translated protein: MAKKIQHYIKLQVAAGMANPSPPVGPVLGQKGVNIIEFCKAFNLKTENMEKGLPIPVIITVYTDRSFTFITKTPPASILLKKIAGIKSGSSKPNQDKIGTVTKKQILDIASIKQKDMTGANLEKMSKSIAGTARSIGLIVEE
- the nusG gene encoding transcription termination/antitermination protein NusG, with amino-acid sequence MYDNQKKRWYVLQAFSGFENKIAQAIREHIKLNNMEKLFGDIMVPSEEVIEIRGGKRKKSEYKFFPGYVLIQMIMNELSWHLVRNVPRVLGFIGGKSDRPSPISDKEVDAIITRLKKIGNKPRPKTLFEPGEIVRVNNGPFSDFNGIVEEIDYDKNRLKVSVSIFGRATPVELDFIQVEKN